In the Thermomicrobiales bacterium genome, GCCGCAGACTGCCGCCTTGAAGCGATCGGTCTGACCGATCGTCCAGGCGGTCATGTAACCACCGTATGAATAGCCAGTCACTCCGGTTCGCGACGCGTCGGCCCACGGCCGCTTCAGCGCCTCGTCCATGACGGCCATCAGATCCTGAAAGTCCTCGCCACCCCAGTCTTCCGTCACCATCTGAGTGAACTCGCGACCATACGAGCTGGAGCCACGCGGATTGCTGTAGACGACGACGTACCCGGCGGTCGCCAACGACTGATGGGCCGGCGACAGAGCGTAGCCGTAGAACCCGTTCGGCCCGCCATGGATATCGAGGACGACGGGGTATTGCTTTGACTCGTCGAAGTCGGCTGGCCTGAGCAGCCAAGCCTCGATCGTCTGCCCACCGCGCTCGACATCGAATCGCTCCCACTGGGCCGGCGGGTGCTCGGTGAGCACATCCTTGTTGGGATCAACGATGACCTGCTGTGCGTTCGTTTGTAGATCGTAAACGACGATTTGGCCGGCCGTCTCCATCGTCGTGCGCGACTGAGCGACGTAACGATTCGCGGCATCGCTGCTCATCCCGGCGTGCTGCGCCTGCCACCACGCGACCTTTTCGACCGCCCCACCCTCGGCGTCGACGACCCACAGGCCGCTGCCGCCGGCCCGGACGGCGTGGAACAGCACCTGACGATCGTCGAGCCAGAGTGGCTGCGACGCGCCCTCGCCAGGCATGCCGCCCACTGGCAGGCATTCGAGGTCGTCAGTCAGCCGTCGAGTCTCGCCGCTCGCGACATCGTAGACGAACAGATCGGATTGCCAGGTCATTTCAATGTCGCCGGTGTAGAGGATCAGACCGCCATCGGGCGACCAGGACCAGGTCGATACGTTGCCATCCTCAGGAGTGACATACTCGACCGCGCCAGATTCCACGTCAATCAGCGCGAGCCGCGAATGCATGCCGTTCATCAACGACTCCTGGGCGGCGATACGCGCGCCATCCGGCGACCACTGCGGCGAGCCGTGGTCGTTGGGTGTGGTTGTCAGCCGGCGGCGCTCGCCGCTTTCGACATCGACGACCCAGACCTGCATCCGCTTATCCGCCAGATAGCCGCGTCCGTCCTGCTTGTAATCGATCCGGCGGGTGACACGGACAGGCGCGGCGGCGTCTTTCGCCGGCTCCGTCTCGTCCGGATTCGCTGGATCGTACAGCGTGGTGTAGGCGATCCGCGCTCCATCTGGCGACCAGATCAAGCCGGAGATCGGCTGGGCGTGGCGGGTAACCTCACGCGCTTCGCCGCCAGTCAGCGGCATGATGAATAAGCCGGACTTCTTGACTCGGTCGGACACGAACGCGATGCTCTCGCCATCCGGCGACCATCGCGCACCGCCGTTGTGCTCCCCGGTCTGGGTCAGCTGTCGAGAGTTCGACCCATCGAGGTCGCAAATCCAGAGCTGGGATAGCGGGCCGGCCTGGCCACGCTCGGGCGTCGAAAGTGTGTATAGCACCGCGCTGCCGTCGGGGGCGATCTGCGGGTCGTCGGCCGACCGCAGCCCGTACACCAGCACGTCGGGAGTTAGCGCCTGCGCCATCAATCTGTCTCCATTCTCACAATCCTCCGGATCTGGCCCCGAGGAGGATAGGCGCGAGGCAGTAAATCCGCAACCCGGGGCGTATTGCCCGCGGCCCTCTCTTGTCGCACCATACTGCGCTAGCGAATGGCCGAATCAGCAGAGGAAGTACGGAGAGATCCCGGGTGCGATACGACAAGTGGCAGCTCGATAACGAGGACGAGCTGGAGGATGAAACGACACACCGCCGCAGGGGCGGGCAACGCGCGAAGCCGCGTAGCGGCCATCGAGCGTCGGAGGAAGAGCCAGAGAGCGACGGCGGCTGGGAGAGCGAGCACGAGCGTCGCGAGCGGGAGCGCCGGCGGGCGACAGTCAGCGAGCCATTCAAGTGCCGCAACTGCCGAGCGTTCATCGGTGAGCCGCCGTCCGGAGGCCGACAGCGCAATCACTGCCCGATGTGCCTCTATTCGCTCCATGTCGACCTCAAGACACCCGGCGATCGCGCCAGCGAATGCGGATCGCTCATGGCGCCGATCGGTGTCTTCTATCGTCCGAATCTGGAGCAGATGGTCGTCCACCGCTGCCTCGGCTGCGGCGCAGTGCGCTACAACCGCGTTGCCGCCGACGACAACCCGGTGTTGCTCGCCGAGTTACCGGTGATCGATCCGCAAACGATCGAGGATCGCGACGCGACAATCTGAATCGGAGGGCGCTCAGTCGATCCGGTAAGAGACCGGCGCGAGCGGCGTGCCATCGTCGAGAGCGACCGGGGCTTCGGTGAAGTTGGTCAACATCGTCCGGCCGGCACGCCGGGTGATGCGGACTCCGTCGGGCAGGTCGCGCGTCGCGATGCCGAGCCCAGCCAACTCATCGCGCAGCAGCGACCGGATCAACGTCGCCGACCACGCGCCGATAGTCGCCACCGGTCCGTTGCGAACGACCGCCGCATCCCCGGTCAGTGGGCCGTCGTCGTATCGCGCGACCGCCTCGCCGCCAGCCAACCGGTAGCTCTCGGCCCAGATCGTTGTCTCGTGGCCGGCAACGTGGACCGCCATGCCGGGCGGCAGGCCGTCGATGTTCAGCACCCGGCAGCCGAGCAGCCCTGCCAGTTGGCCCGGTTGTCCGTCAGGCCACGCACGGCCGGATTCATCACGCGAACCTGCCCGTGGGCCGAAGACAAGCCGGGCGTCGCCGGCCCAGCGCGCCAGCCGCTGGGCGCGACCGGTGTCGCAGAGGACGAGCGCCGGGACGACGATCAGCTGGTAGCCAGCAAGGTCGGCATCGACGTGACGAATGTCGACATCGACACCCAGCGAGCGCAACGCGCGATAGAACAGCAGCATCTGCCCCCAGTAGCTCGCCCCGGCGGTATGGCGCTGGCGATCGAAGGCCCAGAGGCTCTCGTAGTCGTGGAGCAGGACGACCGGGGCGCGATGCTCGGAAACGGGAAGGCCGGGAAGGCTCATCTCCGCGACTTCCGCGCCACCGCGATCGAGCGTACCGTCATGGCGCAGCAGCCCGGAGTGCATCTGCTCCTGCCCGAACAGGCCGGCACGCCAGCGGAAATAGGAGACGACGCTCGCGCCGTGCGCCCAGGCGTGCGCGGTCCAGAGCGCGACCGCGCCGGCCGGCGGCAGCGGGTTCGACGGCGCCCAGTTGATCTGCCCTGCCTGCTGCTCCATCACCCAGAACGACCGTCCGTCCTTCAGCCCGCGATACAGATCGTGGTTGAAGCCGGTCAGATCCGGGTGGCCAGTTCGAGCAAAGCGCAGCCTGCCGGCGAGATCGAAGTCGGAGTACGCCACCGCGCCGGTCGGGTATGAATCCCACGAGACGAAATCGAGGCACTCCGACGCCCGGTAATGATCGAAATCAGGGGTCAGCCGCATCACGTTGTGCGTAATCCATCGACCCGGCGAAAGTTCCCGAACGATCGCTGCCTGCTCGGCCAGGAACTCGACGATCGTGTCACTGCGGTAGCGCTGGAAGTCGAGCGCCAGCGACGGATTCGGCTCGTCCACACCGACATTGGGCAGCTGGATCTGCTCCCAGTCGGTGTAGCCCTGACTCCAGAATACGGTCCCCCAGGCTTCGTTGAGGATCGGCAACGTCTCGTAGCGTTCGCTGAGCCAGCGTCGGAAGCCGGCCAGGCTCGCGTCCGAATAGCTCAGGCCAGTGTCGTGGTCAGCCATCTCGTTGTCGAGCTGCCAGCCGACGACCGACGGGTGTTGCCCGTACCGCCGGGCGACCGCGCGAGTGATCCGACGGCTATGCTCGCGGAAAACCCGGCTGGCGGTGTCGTAATGTCGTCGCGCGCCGAACCCACGAATACGCCCGTCCGAGCCGGCCGGCAGGATCTCGGGGTGTTGCTGGACCAGCCACGCCGGCGGAGCCGCAGTCGGCGTCGACATCACGACCAGCAGGCCGGCCTCCGACAGCGTGTCGATCGCCTCATCGAGCCAGCCCCAGTCCCACTCCTGCTGGCGAGGCTCGATCAGCGCCCAGGCAAACTCGGCGACGCGGACATAGCGCAGCCCGAGCTCGCGCATCCGACGCGCGTCCTCAGCCCACTGTTCTCGCGGCCATTGTTCGGGGTAGTAGCACACCCCCAACGCGAACCCGTCTTCGCGGCGCGAATCCGTCATTCCTCATCCCTCACCGCGTGAACGTCACCTTCGTCAGGCCGCGGGGCTGGTCGGGGTTGAAGCCGCGCAACTCTGTCTGTGCCAACGCCAGCAGCTGGCCCGGCGCAACCGCAACGATCGGCGAAAGCCACTCCGGCACAGCCGGCGCGAGCGGCAGGACAATGCCCGACTCGGACACCACATCTGCCTGGTCGGTTATCGTGATGATCTCCGCGCCAAGATCGTTCAGCCGCGCGATAAGCTGCGCCACATCGGGGAACGCCTCCCCGGACGGCGCGACCAGAATGACCGGGAATCCTGCCTCGATCACGGCAATCGGGCCATGCTGAAAGTCGGCCGAAGAAAACGGCTCGGCAACAACATAGCTCGTCTCTTTCAGCTTGAGCGCCACTTCGCAAGCGGTGGCGTAGTTGTAGCCGCGGCCGATTACCACGAAGTGACGGACGTAGGTGTAGCGCGCCGTCTGCTGGGCCAACCGGTCATTCGCGTCGATAGTCGCGGCGAGCGCTTCCGGAACTCCAGCCAGCGCATCCCATTCCTCTTCATCACTGGCAAGCGCGGCGCTCAGCATCGCCACTGCCAGCAGCTCATTCGTGTAGGTCTTCGTCGCCGCAACGGCGCGCTCGACGCCGGCGCGCAGCGGAAAGCAGAACTCGGCCGCGTTGGCCATCGGTGAATCCGCGTCGTTGGTCACGGCCAGGGTAAACGCGCCCTGCCGTCGCGCCTCACCCACGACGCTGACAATATCGGTCGACTGGCCCGACTGGCTGATCCCGATAACCAGCGAGCCGGAGAGGTCGGGCGGCTGTTGGTAGACGGTGTAGAGTGACGGCGTCGCCAGCGCGACGGACAGTCGGTTATGCGCGCCGAAGACATACTGCGCATAACGACCAGCATTCCCCGAGGTTCCGCGCGCGGCGATGACGACCGACCGTGGGTGGTAAGCGCGTATTCGCTCGGCCACCTCTTCGATTGGCTCGCGGCCACCAGCCAGCAGGCCGGCCAGAACATCCGGCTGTTCCCGGATCTCGCGTTCGAACCAGGTATTCCCCATCACCACCCATCCCTGCCGCCACGCCGACGTCGTCAGGCCCGATGATACGATCTCACTTCATCCAACGGGGGATTCGTCCGCACAGAACGCGCGAAGGAGCATGTCATGGACCAACGAATCAGCCTCATCACCCTCGGCGTCGACGACCTTGCCCGCGCTCGCCGGTTCTACGAAGAAGGACTCGGCTGGACGCCGCACCGTAAGTCCGAAGGCGACATCGTGTTCTATCAGCTGCCGGGTATCGCGCTCGCGCTCTACCCCCGAGCCGCGCTGCTGGACGACGCGACGCTCCCGTCCGACACACCGCGCGGCCCGGTTCTGTCCATTGCCATCAACGCTCGATCGAAAGAAGAGGTCGACGCGATCTTCGCCGAGGTTGCCGCTGCCGACGCCCGGATCGTCAAGCCGCCAGAAGATGTCTTCTGGGGCGGCTACTCCGGTTACTTCAGCGACCCCGACGGCCACCTCTGGGAGGTCGCCTGGAATCCCGGCTTCGCAATCGCCAAGGATGGGACGATTAGCCTGGATAGTCCCGAATGAAGGGGTCACGCGCAGAGCAACCAGGCAAGGCCAATCCGCCAGATCCGAAGCGTCGCCGTTGACTTGTCATCCTGAATGTTCCGACCAGGATAAAGTGTCAGGTTGGCAGCCTCTCCGCACCTTGTCATCCTGAGGCCGCAGCCGAAGGATCTCTCCTGCGTCTGAATGCATCCAGCCAGGGGAGATTCCTCGCTGCGGCTCGGAATGACAACGAGCGGTGGTGGCTGTCGCACCACAGTACAGGACACATCACGCTGGTCGGAGCACTGAATGCTCTGACCAACGTGATGTGTCAGGTTGTTGGTTGCGGCCGCCACCCCTTCCTCTGTCATCCGACGCCCAGAGGGCACCCGGCAGTGAAGGATCCGTTTCCCCTCGTCTGTACGCCCAGTAGCGGGGAGGACGGATGTTTCGCTCCGCTCAACATGACAGAACCGGGGAACCCGCCAGAACGACAGGATCACTGCGGTCGACTACTGAGGCCGCGGTGAAGGATTCGCATGTCTTGTGTATTGACGCAAGACATGCATCCAGACATCAGGCGACTGCGACTATTCGTCGCTAGCAATCTCCGCGTCGCTGAACCCCAGCTCGCGCAGAACCTCGGCGGTGTGCTGGCCGTGGAGGGGCGGCGGGGTGCGCAGGCTCGCATCGGATTCGGAGAGGCGATAGGGAAAGCCAGTAACCGAGATCTCGCCGAGCGTCGGGTGGTCGATCCGGCGTTCCATCCCGGCGTGCTGGACCTGCGGGTCGGCGAAGACCTCCGGCACGGTGTAGATCGGGCCAGACGGCACTGCGGCTGCGTCGAGCGTGGCGACGATCTCGTCGGTCGTTTGCGAGGCGAAGCGCGCCGTGATGATCTCGCGAAGCGCGGGCAGGTTGGTGATCCGGCCGGCGTTGTCGACAAAGCGCGGGTCGGCGGCTGTGTCGGCCATGCCCATCGCGTCGGTAAAGCGCTTCCAGAGCCCGTCGTTGCCGACGGCGATGTTGACGAAGCCGTCGCTAGTCGGGAACGTCTCGTAGGGCGCGACGATCGGGTGCGCGTTCCAGGTGCTCGGCGGTGTCTCCCTGGTCGCGAAGTAGATGGCAGCCTGGTAGGAGAGCAGAGCAATCTGACCTCCGAGCATCGAGGTGTCGATGATCTGGCCCTTGCCGGTCTGGCTACGGTGATAGAGGGCCGAGGCGATCGCATAGCTGGCGAACATGCCGCTGGCGATGTCGGCGATCGGCACACCGAACTTGGTCGGCTGCCCCGGCGGGCCGGTGACGCTCATCATGCCGCTCATGCCCTGGACGATGAGGTCGTAGGCCGTCCGCGCGCTGGATGGGCCGGTCTGTCCGAAGCCCGAGATCGAGCAGAAGATCATCTCCGGCCGGCGCGCGAGAACTGTCTCGGCCCCGAAGCCGAGCCGGGCGATCGTGCCGGGCGAGAAGTTCTCGACGAGCACATCGGCGCGGTCGATCAGTCGCCAGAGCGCCTCCTTACCGAGGTCGCTTTTCAGATCGAGCACGATCGAGCGCTTGTTGCGATTGACCGAGAGATAGTAGGCGGACTCACGCGCGCCGTCTGGCCCGTCCACCCAGGGCGGCCCCCAGACGCGAGTGTCGTCGCCCTTGCCCGGCGCTTCGATCTTGACAACGTCGGCGCCCATGTCGGCCAGCATCATCGAGCAGTACGGCCCCGACATCACCCGCGTCAGGTCGACAACCCGTATCCCCGCCAACGGACCCGTATTCTCCACGCTCACTCCCCTGTCACCGGGGCGACCGCGAGGTTCGCCCCCAACACTCCCATGTGTCCTGGGCGCCGATCAGCCGATCGCCTCCCAGACGATCTTCGACAGGTCGCCGAGCGCCTGGATCCCGGCCTTCTCGCTTCCCAGCCGCTTTGAGAAGAGCGCGATGGTATACGGGCCGGCCGGCGCGTAGACGATCCCCGCGTCGTTGCGAACGCCTTTCAGCGAGCCGGTCTTGTGGGCGATATCGGTGTTCTCCGGCACGCCGGCCGGAATGCGATCGTTGAACTTCTGACGCTTCATAATGTCAAGCATGCTCTCACGGGCGCCCGCGCTCAGGCCAACTCCCTGTTCGATCGCTTCGCAGAGCCGCGCCAT is a window encoding:
- a CDS encoding S9 family peptidase, with amino-acid sequence MAQALTPDVLVYGLRSADDPQIAPDGSAVLYTLSTPERGQAGPLSQLWICDLDGSNSRQLTQTGEHNGGARWSPDGESIAFVSDRVKKSGLFIMPLTGGEAREVTRHAQPISGLIWSPDGARIAYTTLYDPANPDETEPAKDAAAPVRVTRRIDYKQDGRGYLADKRMQVWVVDVESGERRRLTTTPNDHGSPQWSPDGARIAAQESLMNGMHSRLALIDVESGAVEYVTPEDGNVSTWSWSPDGGLILYTGDIEMTWQSDLFVYDVASGETRRLTDDLECLPVGGMPGEGASQPLWLDDRQVLFHAVRAGGSGLWVVDAEGGAVEKVAWWQAQHAGMSSDAANRYVAQSRTTMETAGQIVVYDLQTNAQQVIVDPNKDVLTEHPPAQWERFDVERGGQTIEAWLLRPADFDESKQYPVVLDIHGGPNGFYGYALSPAHQSLATAGYVVVYSNPRGSSSYGREFTQMVTEDWGGEDFQDLMAVMDEALKRPWADASRTGVTGYSYGGYMTAWTIGQTDRFKAAVCGAPCFDLESMYGTSDISHVFGELQWGGQPHVSTEWYAAHSPSTFAHRATTPTLIIHGEADERCPIGQGEQMFVALIKAGCDVEFARYPGAAHGFRRAGHAEHRLDCWQRALDWFNTYLD
- a CDS encoding VOC family protein — its product is MDQRISLITLGVDDLARARRFYEEGLGWTPHRKSEGDIVFYQLPGIALALYPRAALLDDATLPSDTPRGPVLSIAINARSKEEVDAIFAEVAAADARIVKPPEDVFWGGYSGYFSDPDGHLWEVAWNPGFAIAKDGTISLDSPE
- a CDS encoding RNHCP domain-containing protein; this translates as MRYDKWQLDNEDELEDETTHRRRGGQRAKPRSGHRASEEEPESDGGWESEHERRERERRRATVSEPFKCRNCRAFIGEPPSGGRQRNHCPMCLYSLHVDLKTPGDRASECGSLMAPIGVFYRPNLEQMVVHRCLGCGAVRYNRVAADDNPVLLAELPVIDPQTIEDRDATI
- a CDS encoding beta-galactosidase; translation: MTDSRREDGFALGVCYYPEQWPREQWAEDARRMRELGLRYVRVAEFAWALIEPRQQEWDWGWLDEAIDTLSEAGLLVVMSTPTAAPPAWLVQQHPEILPAGSDGRIRGFGARRHYDTASRVFREHSRRITRAVARRYGQHPSVVGWQLDNEMADHDTGLSYSDASLAGFRRWLSERYETLPILNEAWGTVFWSQGYTDWEQIQLPNVGVDEPNPSLALDFQRYRSDTIVEFLAEQAAIVRELSPGRWITHNVMRLTPDFDHYRASECLDFVSWDSYPTGAVAYSDFDLAGRLRFARTGHPDLTGFNHDLYRGLKDGRSFWVMEQQAGQINWAPSNPLPPAGAVALWTAHAWAHGASVVSYFRWRAGLFGQEQMHSGLLRHDGTLDRGGAEVAEMSLPGLPVSEHRAPVVLLHDYESLWAFDRQRHTAGASYWGQMLLFYRALRSLGVDVDIRHVDADLAGYQLIVVPALVLCDTGRAQRLARWAGDARLVFGPRAGSRDESGRAWPDGQPGQLAGLLGCRVLNIDGLPPGMAVHVAGHETTIWAESYRLAGGEAVARYDDGPLTGDAAVVRNGPVATIGAWSATLIRSLLRDELAGLGIATRDLPDGVRITRRAGRTMLTNFTEAPVALDDGTPLAPVSYRID
- a CDS encoding CoA transferase, whose product is MENTGPLAGIRVVDLTRVMSGPYCSMMLADMGADVVKIEAPGKGDDTRVWGPPWVDGPDGARESAYYLSVNRNKRSIVLDLKSDLGKEALWRLIDRADVLVENFSPGTIARLGFGAETVLARRPEMIFCSISGFGQTGPSSARTAYDLIVQGMSGMMSVTGPPGQPTKFGVPIADIASGMFASYAIASALYHRSQTGKGQIIDTSMLGGQIALLSYQAAIYFATRETPPSTWNAHPIVAPYETFPTSDGFVNIAVGNDGLWKRFTDAMGMADTAADPRFVDNAGRITNLPALREIITARFASQTTDEIVATLDAAAVPSGPIYTVPEVFADPQVQHAGMERRIDHPTLGEISVTGFPYRLSESDASLRTPPPLHGQHTAEVLRELGFSDAEIASDE
- a CDS encoding SIS domain-containing protein — encoded protein: MGNTWFEREIREQPDVLAGLLAGGREPIEEVAERIRAYHPRSVVIAARGTSGNAGRYAQYVFGAHNRLSVALATPSLYTVYQQPPDLSGSLVIGISQSGQSTDIVSVVGEARRQGAFTLAVTNDADSPMANAAEFCFPLRAGVERAVAATKTYTNELLAVAMLSAALASDEEEWDALAGVPEALAATIDANDRLAQQTARYTYVRHFVVIGRGYNYATACEVALKLKETSYVVAEPFSSADFQHGPIAVIEAGFPVILVAPSGEAFPDVAQLIARLNDLGAEIITITDQADVVSESGIVLPLAPAVPEWLSPIVAVAPGQLLALAQTELRGFNPDQPRGLTKVTFTR